From the Papaver somniferum cultivar HN1 chromosome 2, ASM357369v1, whole genome shotgun sequence genome, the window ATGACTCAAGTTCCAGTTCTCActccttcaacaacaacaacagttccaaAGACTCAGAAAAGAACAATTACAAAGACATCAAACACACCAAGACCGATTTCGAAGAAGATCCTAACCGTTCCAGACCGATTCAGCAAAATAATTACTCATTATACATGTTACTTGTGTTACTGCTACTATGAAAAATCACTGATAAAAGGATGGATCTATGGATTTTATTATACCTTTGTCACTTGTGTTACTGTGATTTTGAGAAAAACCCTGAGAAATGGTTGGATCTTTGGATCATAACATCTATACAGTTTGTAGAGGTGATATATGGTTTGGATGACTTAATCTTGCTCCAACCAAGACCATTTAAACTTATCCTGTTACTTTTTATACTTTGGAATTGGTTAGGAATGGTAGGAATCAATTCTCAGATTTGGGATTGGGACCAGTGACAGACCTACCCCTGGGCTAAAGGGGGCTAAAGCCCGGGTGGTCTTGCTAGTCCACaagcctaatttttttttttttttacgcgaCCAAGCTTTTAGCCCAGGccttaaaagaaaatttatacTTCCTGGATCCGTCCCTGATTGGGACTATGATGTAAACAGGTGCAATTGTTCTTACTGTctgttaattttttttgaatatgtTGTAGCAGATGGACACCGAGTTGGTCATTAAACACTTCTGATTTGAAATCAACTAATGAATATCAATGTATTTGAGGCTTTcctcttttcctaaaaaaaaaCTATAACTTCCATTGATCGACACTTAGATGATGAGTCAGCCATATAATAGCCGACATCTACAACAGGTTCTTAATTAAGGTTCGCACATGTCAAGTAAGTAAAGAGGAGGGTAGGtacgtgtagttgcaggaaatcctgcaACCATACTTGTATAACTATCTGAGCAATGTActaagaaatcatggtgaaaatcatATATTTACTCATTCAAATCTTAAATTTgatacaagataatacaaagGTTTTATTTGATCtcccaataaactttctctctcctaatttcttatcTAACACATTCACTGAGATCTCTCTATTACATGATAatctttccctttatatagggtactaaatagtggatgacaactaatagatcctttattttcggaatcgtCGTGTGATACAATCGCTCATGTTCATTCCTTCATCTTCGCACACTTTAtacttcgcacagatcttcacactttattcatgactatgctgacatcatcaAATACGTCATCTCCATTTTACTATGTGCGATGATCTTCGCTCATATTACATGACCATTACTTtgcatacataatgaatgtgctatatttcactcctacaataGGCATACTTTCCATGCTCCAATTATGTAACAACTCAATGGTTTTGTATTTTAGGTGATACAGTGTCCTGACATAAACGATCAGGATTCGATTTTCTGCGgatattttctgatttttgtattTATTGGGATTTTGCAAAACAGATTGGTGATTCAAATATCATTTCCTGACATTTTTGATTtcccaaaccaaaaaaaaaaccggAAAAACACGTGAAAATGCATATATGATTGGGTGTGAATCGCATCCGATGCTTCAAAAcgctaattttatttttaatcagaAAACACAGCGTTAGATTTGTATCTATATTTATATTATAGGACACAATGACACGTGATAAGACAGTGTAGTAGACCTTCTCTTTCTACTTTCTCTGTCAAATAAATACAAACTTGGTTGTAAGCCATAGGGAGATACAGCCGTACAGATATCTGCCATGGTTGATTCAACTTCAAACTTCTCAGTTCCTCAtcatctagcaaacaaaaacagAAATGGTTCTTGTGAAGTATCATCCTTGTGTAGAAAAGTTTGGGAAGAAAATAAGATGGTGTGGTGCATAGCAGGACCATGCATTTTAACTGCGATATTTCAATTCTCTCTTGGTTTCATTACTCAAACATGGGTTGGTCATGTTGGTACCCTTCAACTTGCTGCTTTTGCACTCCAGAACTTGGTCGTTTCTGGCCTCACCTACGGCATCATGGTACTCTTTCTATCTATCTCTGTATCTATCTATCACTCTCTCCAATCTCTCTTTCTATCTCTCTCCCTatggcatttttttttttgatccatgAAGAATCTGGTTCTCTCTCGTAACATTTTTTTTATCGATAAAAAAATTAcatgttttgttttttcagttGGGTATGGGAAGTGCATTAGAAACGTTATGCGGCCAAGCATTTGGAGCAGGAAAACCAACAATGCTAGGGATATACTTACAAAGATCATGGGTGATACTTCTTGGAACAGCATTACCATTAACACTAATCTCAGTATTTGCAAGACATATTCTATTAATTTTAGGCCAGAAAAAAGAGACGGCAGTATTAGCTGGTAGATATTCTATATGGATGATACCGCAAATATATATGTATGCGTTAAATTTTCCGATGCAAAAATTTTTACAAGCCCAGACCAAAGTAATTCCATTAGCTTGGATGTCATTTGGAATTTTACTCATTCATGTTCCATTAAGTTGGTTTTGTGTTACGAGATGGGGTTTATTTGGAGCAGCAGTTTCTATGAATATTTCATGGGTCTTGGTTGTCATTCTGCAATATGCTTATATTGTCTCTGGAAGTTGCAAGGATTCTTGGAGTGGTTTCTCATGGTTGGCTTTCACTGAATTGCCTGATTTTCTTTGGTTATCTCTGTCTTCAGCAGTCATGCTTTGGTTAGTATTCTCCGTCTCTAGTTTGTGATCAGAAACTCATTTTGCTTGAATTTTGTTCAAAATACAATCTTTTGGTTCACGATTAGCAATTTAGAACGTCCAACTTTTATTGTTTGGTTGTTTTGATCAAGTAGTTTCAAGGGAGAGCCCAAATTAAAAACCGTTGCACATTTGTATTAATTCTGATCAAAGTGGGTTTTGTTATTACAGCTTGGAGTATTGGTCATTTATGATTCTAATTGTATTTGCCGGAGTA encodes:
- the LOC113351005 gene encoding protein DETOXIFICATION 33-like; its protein translation is MVDSTSNFSVPHHLANKNRNGSCEVSSLCRKVWEENKMVWCIAGPCILTAIFQFSLGFITQTWVGHVGTLQLAAFALQNLVVSGLTYGIMLGMGSALETLCGQAFGAGKPTMLGIYLQRSWVILLGTALPLTLISVFARHILLILGQKKETAVLAGRYSIWMIPQIYMYALNFPMQKFLQAQTKVIPLAWMSFGILLIHVPLSWFCVTRWGLFGAAVSMNISWVLVVILQYAYIVSGSCKDSWSGFSWLAFTELPDFLWLSLSSAVMLCLEYWSFMILIVFAGVLKNAEVTVDAASICMNVEGWIFMVPLGYIAAVSVRVSNELGAGNAAAAKFSVWVTALISLVTQTAFAILIWTTRNDFSKLFTDDKIVMKEVSNLVVYLCISIILCGIQPVLTGSYFRILKQVEHNDECGKADYKICTI